Proteins found in one Clostridium kluyveri DSM 555 genomic segment:
- a CDS encoding N-formylglutamate amidohydrolase: protein MEHYTVLNENVHQFPVVIDLPHSGTFVPEDIRSSFLKGVCLSNTDWFLPELYDFLPAMGCTTIINHLSRYVVDMNRPVNSAKHGDYRKTVVYQENTQGSRLYSSPLNENEINRRVGLYYDPYHQALEKLLREKLKVYPSVLLLDLHSFFLDFGDGGSQDIYLSNRRGVTSSEQTLYGLHENLTAQGYSVIDNANLGGHIINHYRELFGERIEGVMMELRYTKYIADRYFGEEELTDRNEMLFQSAKQKLKEAFMRLPYFQGVNTKQAK from the coding sequence TTGGAACACTATACGGTTTTAAATGAAAACGTACACCAGTTTCCGGTGGTGATTGATTTACCCCACAGCGGCACCTTTGTCCCCGAAGACATTCGCAGCAGCTTCCTTAAAGGCGTCTGTCTGTCAAACACAGATTGGTTCTTGCCGGAGCTATACGACTTTCTTCCTGCAATGGGCTGCACCACGATCATCAACCACCTAAGCCGTTATGTGGTAGATATGAACCGGCCGGTCAATAGTGCAAAACATGGGGATTACCGCAAAACCGTAGTCTATCAGGAAAATACTCAAGGCAGCCGTTTGTATTCTTCACCGCTGAATGAGAATGAAATTAACCGTCGGGTAGGCCTGTATTATGACCCTTATCATCAGGCGCTTGAAAAACTTTTGCGTGAAAAATTAAAGGTGTATCCGTCGGTTCTCCTTTTGGACTTGCACAGTTTCTTCCTTGACTTTGGCGATGGCGGCAGCCAAGATATTTATTTATCCAACCGACGCGGCGTTACATCCTCTGAGCAGACGTTGTATGGACTGCACGAAAATCTTACAGCACAAGGCTACAGTGTTATAGATAATGCAAACTTGGGAGGACATATTATTAATCATTACCGTGAGCTTTTTGGCGAGCGGATTGAGGGTGTGATGATGGAACTGCGGTATACAAAATATATCGCAGACCGCTACTTTGGAGAAGAAGAGCTAACGGATAGAAACGAAATGCTTTTTCAATCTGCAAAGCAAAAGCTAAAGGAAGCGTTTATGCGACTGCCTTATTTTCAGGGGGTAAATACAAAACAGGCGAAATAG
- a CDS encoding class I SAM-dependent methyltransferase, giving the protein MEQKDYWNSVSETKQFTTPFQANEFANYLDLNAVILDVGCGYGRTLNELHHLGYRHLIGMDFSQGMIERGKQQAPYLDLRLKKDAGIDLPDHSIDAVILFAVLTCIKSNEEQQALISEINRVLKPDGILYINDFLINSDERNQARYQSFEEKYGIYGVFELPEGAVLRHHSEKWLKELMADFSTLKYERLTFTTMNGHKSNGFYFIGRKLS; this is encoded by the coding sequence ATGGAACAAAAAGATTACTGGAACAGTGTATCGGAGACAAAACAGTTTACAACGCCATTTCAGGCAAATGAATTCGCCAATTATCTCGATCTCAATGCCGTCATTCTTGATGTTGGGTGCGGCTATGGCCGTACATTAAACGAATTGCATCATCTTGGGTACAGGCATCTGATTGGCATGGATTTTTCGCAGGGAATGATCGAACGGGGAAAACAGCAGGCTCCTTATCTTGACCTCCGTTTGAAAAAAGATGCAGGGATTGATTTGCCGGATCATAGTATAGACGCAGTGATACTCTTTGCCGTCCTGACTTGTATCAAAAGCAATGAAGAACAGCAGGCTCTGATTTCCGAAATAAATCGTGTATTAAAACCTGACGGAATTCTCTACATCAATGATTTCCTTATCAATTCAGATGAACGAAATCAAGCCCGCTATCAAAGCTTTGAAGAAAAGTATGGCATCTATGGTGTCTTTGAATTGCCGGAAGGCGCCGTTCTTCGCCATCACTCAGAGAAATGGTTGAAGGAGCTTATGGCTGATTTTAGCACATTGAAATATGAACGCCTGACATTTACGACTATGAACGGGCATAAATCGAATGGATTTTATTTCATAGGAAGGAAACTTTCCTAA
- a CDS encoding helix-turn-helix domain-containing protein, translating into MEELLNSFGQTIKEARIAAGMTQDALAEQVGVTPRYIMAIENENKHPRMPVLLKIIRALKISADTIFYPEIQHSDREKEQLMHMIQLCGKKEIKIAAATIKALLDAR; encoded by the coding sequence GTGGAGGAATTGCTGAACTCATTTGGTCAGACCATAAAGGAAGCCCGGATTGCCGCAGGCATGACACAGGATGCCCTTGCGGAACAGGTCGGAGTCACGCCAAGATACATAATGGCCATTGAAAATGAAAACAAACACCCAAGAATGCCGGTACTACTTAAGATTATCCGCGCCTTGAAAATATCAGCCGATACGATCTTTTACCCAGAAATTCAACATTCAGACAGAGAAAAAGAACAGCTCATGCATATGATTCAGCTGTGCGGCAAAAAGGAAATCAAAATAGCCGCCGCAACCATCAAGGCGCTATTGGATGCCAGATAA
- a CDS encoding helix-turn-helix domain-containing protein — MNYLSSLYAENVPHRAVAVYRYLKDRANRDGTCYPAIGTIAKDLKLSRRTVQRAIADLEKTGYLQKEQRWRENGGKSSLLFTVK, encoded by the coding sequence TTGAACTATCTTTCCTCACTCTATGCTGAAAATGTCCCACACCGTGCCGTGGCGGTTTACCGGTATCTGAAAGACCGGGCGAACAGGGACGGAACCTGTTATCCTGCAATCGGTACTATTGCTAAGGACTTGAAGCTCTCCCGCCGCACGGTACAGCGAGCCATCGCCGACCTCGAAAAGACCGGCTATCTTCAAAAGGAACAGCGCTGGCGGGAAAACGGCGGCAAGAGTAGTCTGCTGTTTACGGTGAAATGA
- a CDS encoding VirD4-like conjugal transfer protein, CD1115 family — protein sequence MLSQVTILIAVAAVMFFVIGGLSLLAHYYTLSGIKSKTVGDGQHGTARFATESEIRRTYTHVTYEPEKWRRGQNLPTLQGLVVGSKQKAGSTTALIDDGDIHCLMIGAAGVGKTANFLYPNIEYACASGMSFLCTDTKGDLFRNYAGIAKDYYGYKISVLDLRNPTRSDGDNILQLVNRYMDAYMENPENLALKAKAEKYAKITAKTIISSSGEDSASYGQNAFFYDAAEGLLTSVILLIAEYCPPEKRHIISVFKMIQDLLAPSPVKNKSQFQLLMDKLPTDHKARWFAGAALNTADQAMASVLSTAMSRLNAFLDSEMEQILCFDSSLDTETFCKEKCAIFIVLPEEDNTKYFMVSLFLQQLYREMLTVADEYGGKLPNRVMIFADEIGTIPKIQSMEMMFSAGRSRRISMVPIIQSFAQLEKNYGKEGSAIIIDNCQDILFGGFAPNSESADILSRALGNKTVMSGSISRGKNDPSQSLQMIQRPLMTPDELKTLPKGNFILAKTGCCPMRTKLPLFLKWGIRFEKPFEGEERAARKVHYADRFELEQEILQRGCAYEEDDFAEFPEPPGDDRNGGMLHTPVQEHESELPTMPLRTD from the coding sequence ATGTTATCCCAAGTAACTATTCTAATTGCAGTGGCCGCCGTGATGTTTTTTGTCATCGGCGGTCTTTCTCTTTTAGCACACTATTATACCCTTAGCGGCATTAAATCTAAAACGGTCGGTGACGGTCAGCACGGTACCGCCCGTTTTGCCACAGAAAGCGAAATCAGACGGACATACACACATGTAACCTACGAGCCGGAAAAATGGCGGCGTGGGCAGAATCTGCCCACCTTGCAGGGGCTTGTGGTAGGGAGTAAGCAAAAGGCAGGCTCTACCACCGCCCTTATTGATGACGGCGATATTCACTGCCTCATGATCGGTGCTGCCGGTGTAGGTAAAACCGCAAACTTTCTATACCCCAACATCGAATACGCCTGCGCCTCTGGCATGAGTTTCCTCTGCACCGATACCAAGGGGGATTTGTTCCGAAACTACGCAGGCATCGCAAAGGATTATTATGGCTACAAAATATCTGTGCTGGATCTGCGTAACCCCACACGCTCGGATGGGGATAACATCCTGCAGCTGGTGAACCGTTATATGGATGCCTACATGGAAAATCCGGAGAATCTCGCGCTGAAAGCTAAAGCGGAGAAGTATGCCAAAATCACTGCCAAGACCATCATCTCCAGCAGCGGCGAGGATTCGGCAAGCTATGGGCAGAACGCCTTTTTCTACGATGCCGCCGAGGGATTATTGACATCCGTGATTCTGCTGATTGCAGAATACTGTCCTCCGGAGAAGCGGCACATCATATCGGTGTTCAAAATGATACAGGATTTGCTGGCTCCCTCCCCGGTGAAGAATAAAAGTCAGTTCCAGCTGCTTATGGATAAGTTACCGACTGACCATAAGGCAAGATGGTTTGCGGGAGCCGCCCTCAACACCGCAGACCAAGCAATGGCCTCCGTGCTGTCTACGGCTATGTCACGCCTCAATGCCTTTCTGGATTCCGAGATGGAGCAGATTCTGTGCTTCGACAGCTCGCTGGACACGGAAACCTTCTGCAAGGAGAAGTGTGCCATCTTTATTGTGTTGCCGGAGGAAGATAACACGAAATACTTTATGGTGTCGTTGTTCCTGCAACAGCTCTACCGGGAGATGCTGACCGTGGCCGATGAATACGGTGGCAAGCTTCCCAACCGGGTCATGATCTTTGCCGATGAGATCGGAACCATCCCTAAGATCCAGTCAATGGAGATGATGTTCTCCGCAGGCCGTTCCCGCCGCATCAGCATGGTACCCATCATTCAATCCTTCGCTCAGCTTGAGAAAAACTACGGCAAGGAGGGTTCCGCAATTATCATTGATAACTGTCAGGACATTTTATTTGGAGGCTTTGCACCCAACTCGGAAAGCGCAGATATCCTCTCAAGGGCGTTGGGGAATAAAACCGTCATGTCCGGTTCCATCAGCAGAGGAAAGAACGATCCCAGCCAGAGCCTGCAGATGATCCAGCGCCCGCTGATGACACCGGATGAGCTGAAAACTCTGCCCAAGGGGAACTTTATTTTGGCCAAGACCGGCTGCTGTCCCATGCGTACCAAGCTGCCGTTGTTCCTGAAATGGGGCATCCGATTCGAAAAGCCCTTTGAGGGGGAGGAACGTGCCGCCCGAAAGGTTCACTATGCCGACCGCTTTGAGCTGGAGCAGGAAATCCTCCAGCGAGGCTGTGCTTATGAGGAAGATGACTTTGCTGAATTTCCGGAGCCTCCCGGTGATGACCGCAACGGAGGTATGCTGCATACTCCAGTGCAGGAGCATGAGTCGGAGCTTCCCACCATGCCTCTACGTACCGATTAG
- a CDS encoding DUF1697 domain-containing protein translates to MKRYIALLRGINVSGKNKIAMSELKTGFVEMGYTEVFTHLNSGNVIFSSDIDDTAILVNTIKMMIKNKFELDIPVFIILQEELEDILNNAPDWWGDDNKDIYDNLIFMFPPLSYNEFYNKVGSPKEEYEKVYNYKNAVFWSFNRKDYQKTNWWSKTASSNIRDKITIRTANTARKIVGI, encoded by the coding sequence ATGAAAAGATACATTGCATTATTAAGAGGTATCAATGTAAGCGGCAAAAATAAGATAGCAATGTCTGAACTAAAAACAGGTTTTGTAGAAATGGGCTATACAGAAGTTTTTACACACCTCAATAGCGGCAACGTTATCTTTTCAAGTGATATAGATGATACGGCTATTCTTGTAAATACAATAAAAATGATGATAAAAAACAAGTTTGAGTTAGATATACCAGTTTTTATTATTTTACAGGAAGAATTGGAAGATATATTAAATAATGCGCCCGATTGGTGGGGCGATGATAACAAGGACATATATGATAACCTTATTTTTATGTTTCCTCCCTTATCTTATAACGAGTTTTATAATAAGGTTGGAAGTCCTAAAGAGGAGTATGAGAAAGTATACAATTATAAAAATGCTGTTTTCTGGTCTTTTAACCGAAAAGATTATCAAAAGACAAATTGGTGGTCAAAGACTGCCAGTTCAAATATAAGGGACAAGATTACAATCCGAACAGCAAATACAGCAAGAAAAATAGTTGGAATATAG
- a CDS encoding DUF3991 and toprim domain-containing protein — protein sequence MSDYIHFTDEQKERANSVDLVDFLQRQGEKLLPSGRDKRLASDHSITVRGNRWYDHASEEGSYAIDLVKRLYNLSFPEAVSLLLGGEQGVEYRQHSKFSEPEQRKPFALPPAHTDMRRVFAYLIKQRCISREVVSEFAREKLLFEDAEYHNAVFVGFDEKCVARHAHKKSTATGSAFRINVEGSHPAYSFHYVSKNPSPNNLFVFEAPIDLLSYISLHPQNWKNASYVALNGVSEQPVLKLLELYPQLQRVTLCLDNDKAGHKAASRIHETLRQQRFEDVVYDVSARKDWNEDLKALYSQEQAAPSMVMT from the coding sequence ATGTCAGACTACATCCATTTTACAGACGAACAAAAGGAACGAGCCAACTCCGTAGACTTGGTGGACTTCCTCCAGCGGCAAGGAGAAAAGCTCCTGCCATCAGGGAGGGATAAGCGGCTGGCCAGCGATCACAGCATCACCGTTCGGGGCAACCGCTGGTACGATCACGCTTCTGAGGAGGGCAGTTATGCTATTGATCTTGTGAAACGGCTCTATAATCTGTCTTTCCCGGAGGCGGTTAGCCTCCTGCTGGGTGGTGAGCAAGGCGTAGAATACCGGCAGCACAGCAAATTCAGTGAACCGGAGCAGCGAAAGCCATTCGCTCTGCCGCCAGCGCACACGGATATGCGCCGGGTGTTTGCTTATCTCATTAAACAGCGCTGTATCAGCCGAGAGGTGGTGTCGGAGTTTGCCAGAGAGAAGCTGCTGTTTGAGGATGCAGAATACCACAACGCTGTGTTTGTTGGCTTCGATGAAAAATGCGTTGCCCGCCATGCCCATAAGAAAAGTACGGCAACCGGCAGTGCTTTTCGCATCAATGTAGAGGGCAGCCATCCGGCCTACAGCTTTCATTACGTTTCCAAGAATCCAAGCCCCAACAACCTGTTTGTGTTTGAAGCACCTATTGATCTGCTGTCCTACATCAGTTTGCATCCACAGAATTGGAAAAACGCCAGTTATGTGGCGCTGAACGGTGTGTCGGAACAGCCGGTGCTAAAACTATTGGAACTGTACCCTCAGCTTCAACGAGTGACACTTTGTCTGGACAATGATAAAGCTGGTCATAAAGCCGCCAGCCGCATTCATGAAACATTACGGCAGCAGAGATTTGAAGATGTGGTGTATGATGTTTCCGCACGCAAGGACTGGAATGAAGATTTGAAAGCATTATACTCGCAGGAGCAAGCCGCACCATCTATGGTAATGACATAA
- the mobP3 gene encoding MobP3 family relaxase, whose product MPKIIFTSQYMRDAPPAQLENYVKYIGTREGVEKIDESKLLLSATVKQQQLIQQIIRNILSAKDMLEYADYCESPTIGNATEFISLALEQNLNLIGKRENYVEYIAGRPRVERIGEHGLFTDAGVPVVLAQVQEDVCNHKGAVWTHVISLRREDAARLGYDSGRQWQDLLRSKKAMLCKHMKIDSENLRWYAAFHNESHHPHVHLMVYSAKDNDGFLTEPAIEAMRSELVHDIFRLDFAHIYEHQNEARSQLKQGAAEVMAELLSQVQDRVCENKSIEANLLLLSKRLQNTRGKKVFGYLKADVKAIIDRIVDELAKEERIDRIYRAWNDWQNEILKTYTNKLPPLPPLSQQKQFKSIKNMVIAEALRLSSHHVSFEDEAATEPELPESADGETEEAFMEPADVVFRAEWSQQYKLARKYLYGSEDMLQDFDKAYHLFLLEAESGNALAMHDLGRMFADGLGREIDLQAAHTWYEKALAAFLSAEEEKAKPYLEYRIGKMYAASLGTEQDYGQAASWFQQAVDKNHKYAQYSLGSLCYRGQGVSQNYAQALRLYTLSANQGNPYADYELAKMYRDGVGTPVNTAASDQHFKAAFPGFYRLEKDSHDDKLQYRLGQMLYTGTGTEKDVQAAVSYLEQSAQLGNVNAQYLLGKVCLETSIGNPTQAVAWMTKAAEAGNAGAQYALGKLYRDSTHVEKDIQKTVAMFKAAAEQKNEYAAYQLGRLYLSSEDIPKNVPEAVKWLTLSSDLGNAYAQYALAKLYLSGDGIPKNVGEAIRLFTLSAEKKNEFAAYQLGKLYLQGEDVPKNVEAAIRWLTASANQGNQYAQYALGKLYFYDGDVPRDKEKSLYWLGLAATQGNVYAQYFIDNIGSYRNPSVLLAATRLMHRLENLFREDYRRTAGIAAGQIDCKRRRKLQEKKQAQGHKRDDYAPQIHL is encoded by the coding sequence ATGCCGAAAATCATCTTTACCTCGCAATATATGCGGGATGCCCCGCCAGCCCAGCTTGAAAACTATGTGAAGTACATCGGAACCCGTGAGGGTGTGGAAAAAATTGATGAGAGCAAGCTGTTGCTTTCGGCTACGGTAAAACAGCAGCAGCTGATCCAACAGATCATCCGGAATATTCTCTCTGCCAAAGATATGCTGGAGTATGCCGACTACTGTGAAAGCCCTACCATCGGCAACGCTACCGAGTTTATCTCCCTGGCATTGGAACAGAACCTGAACCTCATCGGCAAGCGTGAAAACTATGTGGAGTACATCGCAGGCCGCCCCCGTGTGGAGCGCATCGGTGAGCATGGTTTGTTTACCGATGCAGGCGTGCCGGTGGTGCTGGCGCAGGTGCAAGAGGACGTGTGCAACCACAAGGGCGCTGTCTGGACACATGTTATCAGCCTGCGCCGGGAGGATGCCGCAAGGCTCGGGTACGACAGCGGCAGGCAGTGGCAGGATTTGCTGCGCAGCAAAAAAGCCATGCTCTGCAAGCATATGAAAATCGACAGTGAGAACCTCCGCTGGTATGCTGCCTTTCATAATGAAAGCCATCATCCCCATGTACATCTCATGGTTTACTCAGCCAAGGATAATGACGGCTTTCTCACTGAGCCTGCCATCGAAGCCATGCGCTCGGAGCTGGTGCACGATATTTTTCGTCTGGACTTCGCTCACATTTACGAGCATCAGAACGAAGCCCGCAGCCAGCTCAAGCAGGGTGCCGCCGAGGTAATGGCCGAGCTGCTTTCACAAGTACAGGATCGTGTCTGTGAAAACAAATCTATCGAAGCGAATCTGCTATTGTTATCGAAACGGCTTCAAAACACAAGAGGCAAAAAGGTGTTTGGATACCTCAAGGCTGATGTGAAAGCCATCATTGACCGCATCGTAGATGAGCTTGCCAAGGAGGAACGCATCGACAGGATCTACCGGGCATGGAATGATTGGCAGAATGAAATCCTTAAAACTTACACCAACAAGCTGCCGCCTCTTCCTCCGCTCTCGCAGCAAAAACAATTTAAAAGTATCAAAAACATGGTGATTGCCGAAGCGTTACGCTTAAGCAGTCACCATGTTTCATTTGAGGATGAAGCCGCAACGGAACCGGAGCTGCCGGAGTCTGCGGATGGTGAGACGGAGGAAGCCTTCATGGAGCCAGCTGATGTAGTCTTTCGCGCTGAGTGGAGCCAGCAATATAAGCTGGCAAGAAAATATCTCTACGGCAGCGAGGATATGCTGCAGGATTTTGATAAGGCATATCATCTGTTTCTGCTGGAAGCGGAATCTGGCAATGCCCTTGCCATGCATGATCTCGGCAGGATGTTCGCCGATGGATTAGGTCGTGAAATTGACTTACAGGCTGCACACACATGGTATGAAAAAGCGCTGGCGGCTTTTTTATCCGCAGAAGAAGAAAAAGCAAAGCCCTATCTGGAATACCGCATCGGAAAGATGTACGCCGCCAGTCTTGGTACAGAGCAAGACTACGGGCAGGCAGCTTCATGGTTTCAGCAGGCGGTGGACAAGAACCACAAGTACGCCCAATATTCCCTTGGTAGCCTTTGCTACCGTGGTCAGGGTGTTTCGCAGAATTATGCGCAGGCGCTCCGGCTCTATACCTTGTCTGCCAATCAAGGAAACCCCTATGCGGATTATGAGCTTGCCAAAATGTATCGTGACGGTGTCGGTACGCCGGTGAATACCGCTGCTTCCGATCAGCATTTCAAAGCCGCCTTTCCCGGATTTTATCGCCTGGAAAAGGACAGCCATGATGATAAGCTGCAATACCGCCTCGGTCAGATGCTCTATACCGGAACCGGCACAGAAAAGGATGTGCAGGCGGCGGTTTCCTATCTGGAGCAATCGGCGCAGCTTGGAAATGTGAATGCTCAATATCTGCTGGGTAAGGTGTGTCTGGAAACCAGTATCGGAAACCCTACGCAGGCGGTAGCTTGGATGACTAAAGCAGCGGAGGCCGGAAACGCCGGAGCGCAGTATGCCCTCGGAAAGCTGTACCGGGATAGCACTCATGTGGAGAAAGATATTCAAAAGACGGTAGCTATGTTTAAAGCTGCCGCCGAGCAGAAAAACGAGTATGCCGCTTACCAGCTCGGCAGGCTCTATCTTTCCAGTGAGGATATCCCGAAGAATGTTCCGGAAGCGGTCAAGTGGCTTACACTTTCCTCCGATCTCGGCAATGCCTATGCCCAGTATGCCTTGGCGAAGCTGTATCTTTCCGGTGACGGCATTCCCAAGAATGTCGGTGAGGCGATCCGGCTGTTTACCTTATCCGCAGAGAAGAAAAATGAGTTTGCCGCCTATCAGCTCGGCAAGCTCTATCTCCAAGGGGAAGATGTCCCAAAGAATGTGGAAGCCGCTATCCGTTGGCTGACCGCTTCTGCCAATCAGGGAAACCAATATGCACAGTATGCTCTTGGTAAGCTGTATTTTTATGACGGCGATGTTCCCCGTGACAAGGAAAAGAGCCTTTACTGGCTGGGACTGGCTGCGACGCAGGGCAATGTCTATGCGCAGTACTTTATTGATAACATAGGCAGCTATCGCAATCCCTCGGTGCTACTGGCAGCCACCCGGCTTATGCACCGGCTGGAGAATTTGTTCCGGGAGGATTACCGCAGAACCGCAGGAATCGCTGCCGGTCAAATCGACTGCAAGCGCAGACGGAAGCTGCAGGAGAAAAAGCAGGCGCAGGGTCACAAGCGGGATGACTATGCGCCGCAAATTCATTTATGA
- a CDS encoding MerR family transcriptional regulator, producing the protein MLIKEVCEKCRLTKKAIEYYESKNLIHPQILENGYRNYSDSDISALKEISVLRKCGISIADIAEILISSNKPAALAKCKYITELRMQRLNDIQKCMDSLIANYDVNREFDYLQTHDADLYTVKENLVFAFPGNYGLYVSMHFGRFLNGTIETEKQRKAYDAIVQYLDHVDVYLPSELSEFLELLFNASEKIDALKMEEEINGKMHKMLADTDCYLERNREEIERYIEFKSSDEYQNSDAGKIQRYMLDFQKESGYQEVLIANMKILSPAYAEYLKKVEAANDIMLKKFPKAKDM; encoded by the coding sequence ATGCTGATAAAAGAAGTTTGTGAGAAATGCAGGCTAACAAAAAAGGCAATAGAATATTACGAGTCTAAAAATCTGATACATCCGCAGATACTCGAAAACGGATACAGGAATTACAGCGATTCCGATATATCTGCACTGAAAGAGATATCTGTGCTTAGAAAATGTGGTATCAGCATTGCCGATATTGCAGAGATACTAATTAGCTCAAATAAACCGGCGGCTTTAGCCAAGTGCAAATATATCACGGAATTACGGATGCAACGTTTGAATGATATACAAAAGTGTATGGACAGTCTGATTGCCAATTACGATGTGAATCGTGAATTTGACTATCTGCAAACGCATGATGCGGACTTATACACCGTAAAAGAGAACTTGGTTTTTGCTTTTCCCGGAAACTATGGCCTTTATGTATCAATGCATTTTGGCAGATTCCTGAACGGGACAATTGAAACTGAGAAACAACGAAAAGCTTATGATGCTATCGTGCAGTACCTTGATCATGTGGATGTGTATTTGCCTTCAGAGCTTTCTGAATTTTTGGAATTGCTTTTCAATGCAAGTGAAAAAATTGATGCGCTAAAGATGGAAGAAGAAATAAACGGAAAAATGCATAAAATGCTTGCTGATACAGACTGTTACTTGGAACGCAACCGGGAAGAAATTGAACGGTATATTGAATTTAAAAGCTCTGATGAGTATCAGAATTCCGATGCAGGCAAAATTCAAAGGTACATGTTGGATTTTCAAAAAGAAAGCGGCTATCAAGAGGTTTTAATAGCCAACATGAAAATACTCAGTCCCGCTTATGCTGAATATTTGAAAAAGGTTGAAGCAGCAAATGACATTATGCTGAAAAAGTTTCCAAAAGCAAAGGATATGTGA
- a CDS encoding GNAT family N-acetyltransferase — translation MEQFLKKQTISALKRSLYDIVAIDNKTVVGMGRLIGDGLYYTIVDIVVMPEYQSKGIGSELIKRILDYVDIQTPLCGRASIQLIADKGKESFLKKWGSRKSLMRIVVQV, via the coding sequence TTGGAACAATTTCTCAAAAAACAAACTATATCAGCACTTAAAAGAAGTCTATATGATATAGTTGCGATTGATAATAAAACTGTTGTTGGTATGGGTAGATTAATTGGAGATGGCTTATATTACACAATTGTGGATATAGTAGTAATGCCTGAGTACCAGTCAAAAGGAATTGGCAGTGAACTGATCAAAAGAATACTAGACTATGTGGATATCCAAACGCCGCTTTGTGGACGTGCCAGCATTCAATTAATTGCGGATAAAGGAAAAGAATCGTTTTTAAAAAAATGGGGTTCAAGAAAATCCCTCATGAGAATTGTGGTTCAGGTATGA
- a CDS encoding GNAT family N-acetyltransferase, producing MELKYKPARNMDIEPIFKLNKALIDEYENIEIIDYQKVLLWVRNKIETHIQEYIYVIFNGKKVGYYYFHHTDGKMEIDDLYVFPQYRNMGIGTEILKKCISETNLPIFLYVFASNKRAIALYQRLGFEITETIKGSRYIMQRQGLFT from the coding sequence ATGGAGCTAAAGTACAAACCAGCTAGAAATATGGATATTGAACCTATATTCAAACTTAATAAAGCACTAATTGACGAGTATGAAAACATAGAAATTATTGATTATCAAAAAGTTTTGTTATGGGTACGGAATAAGATTGAAACGCATATACAAGAGTATATATACGTTATATTTAACGGGAAAAAAGTGGGATATTACTATTTCCATCATACAGATGGAAAAATGGAAATTGATGATTTGTATGTTTTCCCTCAATATCGAAATATGGGCATAGGAACAGAAATATTGAAAAAGTGTATTTCTGAAACGAACCTTCCCATTTTCCTTTATGTTTTTGCAAGCAACAAAAGAGCCATTGCTTTATATCAAAGGTTAGGTTTTGAGATAACAGAAACAATTAAAGGCTCTCGATATATTATGCAGCGTCAGGGGCTTTTCACATAA
- a CDS encoding ribbon-helix-helix domain-containing protein, translating to MAKEPEKVRTGFYIEKEVLERCDELLEQANVKSRNEFVTEALRFYCGYLISQKIENYLLQSLSSVLVSTIRDTENRLARMDFKIATELSKLSHVVAYTHAVDDQALQSLHLKCVEEVKRINGAIDFEDAYNYQKRRT from the coding sequence ATGGCAAAGGAACCGGAGAAAGTCCGCACCGGCTTTTATATCGAAAAGGAAGTACTGGAGCGGTGCGATGAGCTGCTGGAGCAGGCCAATGTGAAATCTCGCAATGAATTTGTCACCGAGGCGCTGAGGTTTTACTGCGGGTATCTTATCTCACAGAAAATTGAAAATTATCTGTTGCAGAGCTTATCCTCCGTTCTCGTCAGCACTATCCGGGATACGGAAAACCGTCTGGCCAGAATGGATTTTAAAATAGCCACCGAGCTTTCCAAGCTCTCTCATGTGGTGGCGTATACCCATGCGGTTGACGATCAGGCACTGCAAAGCCTACACTTAAAATGTGTGGAGGAAGTAAAACGGATCAACGGTGCGATTGATTTTGAAGATGCATATAACTACCAAAAGCGGCGAACCTAA
- a CDS encoding DUF6103 family protein, with protein MKKVTLAVNFDSEKLDALTYHMGKKDTDLQTELEDTVQKLYEKHVPQATREYIDDKLSREASAKQKPQRPVRPAAAGGSDNGMADKQHCPGV; from the coding sequence ATGAAAAAAGTAACCTTGGCCGTCAACTTTGACAGCGAAAAGCTGGATGCCCTGACCTATCACATGGGTAAAAAAGACACGGATTTGCAGACGGAGCTGGAGGATACCGTCCAGAAGCTCTATGAAAAGCACGTTCCGCAGGCTACCCGTGAGTATATTGACGATAAGCTCTCCCGTGAAGCTTCAGCCAAACAGAAACCCCAAAGGCCGGTTCGCCCTGCTGCGGCAGGCGGTTCTGATAACGGTATGGCAGACAAGCAACACTGTCCGGGCGTGTGA